Proteins encoded in a region of the Prunus persica cultivar Lovell chromosome G4, Prunus_persica_NCBIv2, whole genome shotgun sequence genome:
- the LOC18778517 gene encoding uncharacterized protein LOC18778517, whose translation MDPSPVRTTQPLDEEDEWDTDGFVIPSLVIEDQDKSNHDAPTIEASKPPSPKAKGEEKIYLGPHGAPPSQSKQQQEVNPSSRKQKFKQKLKEADRRSTGTGRENKVENLRELVGGGKGSSSMAKDSNRDWLDPHCHESQFEKWNTQ comes from the exons ATGGACCCCTCTCCAGTGCGAACCACTCAACCtcttgatgaagaagatgagtgGG ACACTGATGGATTTGTGATTCCGAGCTTGGTTATTGAAGACCAAGATAAAAGTAATCATGATGCTCCAACAATAGAAGCCTCAAAACCTCCATCTCCAAAG GCCAAAGGAGAAGAGAAGATCTACTTAGGACCGCACGGGGCTCCCCCTTCGCAATCAAAGCAGCAGCAAGAAGTAAACCCTTCCAGCCGTAAGCAGAAGTTCAAGCAGAAACTGAAGGAAGCAGATAGGAGAAGTACTGGGACAGGTCGAGAGAACAAGGTGGAGAATCTGCGAGAGCTTGTGGGTGGTGGGAAAGGAAGCAGCAGCATGGCAAAGGATTCTAACAGGGATTGGCTAGACCCTCACTGTCATGAGTCGCAATTTGAGAAGTGGAACACCCAGTGA
- the LOC18779047 gene encoding cysteine synthase 2 → MAPVRTTDAVVAAISVTIALLSLFLYKSKPSSKKLPSKKNPRNGLLGAIGNTPLIRINSLSEATGCEILGKCEFLNPGGSVKDRVAVKIIEEALESGDLAPGGVVTEGSVGSTAISLATVAPAYGCKCHVVIPDDVAIEKSQILEALGATVERVRPVSITHRDHFVNVAKRRASEANEFALKHRKDDANQRGVANGTTEKTNGFQYDEEKQSLFSRNCTGGYFADQFENLANFRAHYEATGPEIWEQTGGNVNAFVAGAGTGGTLAGVSKFLQERNSNIKCFLIDPPGSGLFNKVTRGVMYTREEAEGQRLKNPFDTITEGIGINRITKNFMMAKLDGAFRGTDKEAVEMSRFLMKNDGLFLGSSSAMNCVGAVRAAQSIGPGHTIVTILCDSGMRHLSKFFSADYLSQYGLTPSASGLEFLGVG, encoded by the exons ATGGCGCCTGTGAGAACCACAGACGCTGTTGTCGCTGCAATCTCAGTGACCATTGCgttgctctctctcttcctctacAAGTCCAAGCCCTCCTCTAAAAAGCTACCCTCAAAGAAAAATCCTAGAAATGGCCTCCTTGGTGCCATTGGAAACACCCCTCTCATTCGCATCAACAGCCTCTCCGAGGCGACCGGTTGTGAA ATACTTGGCAAGTGCGAATTTTTGAACCCAGGAGGGAGTGTGAAAGACAGAGTTGCTGTGAAAATCATTGAAGAG GCTTTGGAATCTGGAGACCTTGCTCCAGGTGGAGTAGTCACTGAGGGGAGTGTTGGAAGCACAGCTATTAGCCTTGCTACTGTTGCTCCAGCTTATGGTTGCAAATGCCACGTGGTTATACCTGATGACGTTGCTATTGAGAAG TCTCAAATACTTGAAGCCCTGGGAGCCACTGTAGAAAGGGTAAGGCCAGTGTCAATCACACACAGAGACCACTTCGTCAATGTTGCCAAACGACGGGCATCAGAAGCAAATGAGTTTGCATTAAAGCATAGAAAAGATGATGCGAATCAGAGGGGTGTTGCCAATGGCACCACCGAGAAGACTAATGGTTTCCAATATGATGAAgagaaacaaagtttgttttcAAGGAACTGTACAGGTGGTTACTTTGCTGATCAGTTTGAAAATCTGGCAAACTTCCGGGCCCACTATGAGGCTACTGGGCCTGAGATTTGGGAACAGACTGGAGGAAATGTAAATGCATTTGTGGCGGGAGCAGGAACAGGTGGTACTCTGGCAGGTGTTTCTAAGTTTCTCCAG GAAAGgaattcaaacattaaatgCTTCCTAATAGATCCTCCTGGTTCCGGTTTATTCAATAAAGTTACGAGGGGAGTGATGTACACCAGAGAGGAGGCTGAAGGACAAAGGCTAAAGAATCCATTTGACACGATAACTGAAGGAATTGGAATCAATAGAATAACAAAGAATTTTATGATGGCAAAACTTGATGGGGCTTTCCGAGGCACAGATAAGGAAGCTGTTGAAATGTCCAG GTTTCTTATGAAGAATGACGGGCTGTTTTTGGGGAGTTCTTCAGCCATGAATTGTGTTGGAGCAGTACGAGCGGCACAGTCAATTGGTCCTGGTCACACAATTGTGACTATTTTGTGCGATAGtgggatgagacatctgagcAAATTTTTCAGTGCTGATTATCTATCACAATATGGTTTGACACCTTCGGCTAGCGGATTAGAGTTCCTGGGTGTTGGATGA